In one Pseudomonas sp. MM211 genomic region, the following are encoded:
- the gcvT gene encoding glycine cleavage system aminomethyltransferase GcvT encodes MSSEILAKTPLHALHLELGARMVPFAGYEMPVQYPLGVMKEHQHTREAAGLFDVSHMGQIILRGTGAAKALESLVPVDIIDLPVGMQRYAMFTDANGGILDDLMVANLGDDTLFLVVNAACKHQDLMHLQQHIANQCQIESRFERALLALQGPKAVDVLTRLAPEVAKMTFMQFAAVRLLGVDCYVSRSGYTGEDGYEISVPAAHAEALARSLLAEPEVQAIGLGARDSLRLEAGLCLYGHDMSADTTPIEASLLWAVSKARRADGTRPGGFPGAERIFAQQREGVARKRVGLLPQERTPVREGAELVNADGEIIGQVCSGGFGPSLGAPLAMGYVQSSHVAMDSDVWALVRGKRVAMKVAKTPFVAQRYYRG; translated from the coding sequence ATGAGCTCTGAAATTCTGGCGAAGACTCCCCTCCACGCACTGCATCTGGAGCTGGGCGCACGCATGGTGCCATTCGCCGGCTACGAGATGCCGGTGCAATATCCGCTCGGCGTGATGAAGGAACACCAGCACACCCGCGAAGCCGCCGGCCTGTTCGACGTCTCGCACATGGGCCAGATCATCCTGCGTGGCACTGGCGCCGCCAAGGCCCTGGAAAGCCTGGTACCGGTGGACATCATCGACCTGCCGGTAGGCATGCAGCGCTACGCCATGTTCACCGATGCGAACGGCGGCATCCTCGACGACCTGATGGTCGCCAACCTGGGCGACGACACGCTGTTTCTAGTGGTCAATGCGGCCTGCAAGCATCAGGACCTGATGCACCTGCAGCAGCACATCGCCAACCAGTGCCAGATCGAATCGCGCTTCGAACGCGCCCTGCTTGCCCTGCAGGGCCCCAAGGCGGTCGACGTACTTACCCGCCTGGCACCGGAAGTCGCGAAAATGACTTTCATGCAATTCGCAGCGGTGCGCCTGCTCGGGGTCGATTGCTACGTCAGCCGCTCCGGCTATACCGGTGAAGACGGTTACGAGATCTCGGTACCTGCCGCCCATGCAGAAGCGCTGGCGCGCAGCCTGCTGGCCGAACCGGAAGTTCAGGCGATCGGCCTGGGCGCCCGCGATTCGCTGCGCCTGGAAGCCGGCCTGTGCCTGTATGGCCATGACATGAGTGCCGACACCACGCCGATCGAAGCGAGCCTGCTCTGGGCAGTATCCAAGGCGCGGCGAGCCGATGGCACTCGCCCCGGCGGGTTCCCCGGTGCCGAGCGCATTTTCGCGCAACAGCGCGAAGGGGTCGCCCGCAAACGTGTCGGCCTGCTGCCTCAGGAGCGCACGCCGGTACGTGAGGGTGCGGAGCTGGTGAATGCCGATGGCGAGATCATCGGTCAGGTGTGCAGTGGCGGCTTCGGCCCAAGCCTGGGTGCGCCGCTGGCCATGGGTTACGTGCAGAGCAGTCACGTCGCCATGGACAGCGATGTGTGGGCCTTGGTACGCGGCAAACGCGTTGCCATGAAGGTCGCCAAGACGCCGTTCGTGGCGCAGCGCTACTACCGCGGTTAA